CCGGGATTCCGGCGTCCATCTCCTCGCTGCAATATGCAACACATCGATGGGGCTCCCTTCCGCTACTGCATTCTCGGCGTGAGCGATTTGGACTTGAAACTCCTAAGCTCGCCTCGCTTGTCTCTTGCAGTTTCTTGGATGTCTGCATTATTGAATATCAGCCCAGTTCAAACTCCTGCTCCGAGGTTCGCAAAGGGTGCAAATCCGGCCTTCTTCGGTGCCTGAGCTCTTTATGGATTGTGATAGATCTTTCCTGGTGACTCCCCACAAAAGGTTTCTTCTAATGTTTGACACCTAGAGCGAGCACTCTTCTCAGACTTGCTTTTCCCTTTGTTGACGGCTTTGGAGTGGTAGTGCTTCATTTTATACTTCCAGGTGCCGGAAAAGCAACTACTTCGTCAAGCACCAGTGCCAGACTCTTTAGGATAGCCGATTAAACTAAGCTTGCTCCTTTTAATCAATTGGGTCCTGTAGCTCAGTCGGTTAGAGCGTGGTGCTAATAACGCCAAGGTCGCGAGTTCGACCCTCGTCGGGACCATtcttttttgcctttttttgCTTTGGTATTCTTTGATGTTTTCCGCTTTTGATGCATGTGCGTTTGTGCGTGAAAGAAACGAGCTGGCTGTTTGGCAAGAAAATAGATGCTCTTACAGTCCGGATGAGACCACACTCAATGGTGTTCGTCTCTTTTGACCATCACGGTGCTTACAGCCAATAATTTCCTTCCTGGCCCTCTGTCCTCAGACATCTCTGCTGCAGCAGAACAGAGGCCTGAGAGACCCAGGCTAATTGCATGGCGTGCATGTTTGCGGTTCTGGTTATTTAGGATTTTGTTGATTTGGGGCCACATGCACGTTTTGGTTATGGCAGGTTTCTAGAATTGCGAGTGCAGAAACATGTTCACGGAAGATTCAATCAGTCTATATAGGGCTATGCCGTAGTGCCCTTAAGGCCGCCAGGATAACACGAATGATCTAATAGTCAACAAATCGCCATAGTATTGGTTTGATTTTATTTACCTTAAATTTAACCTTTTTGCCTTCGTCTCTCCTCAAACAACCCAGAACATTCATCTACCAACACCTAACGTCTCCCACCGACGACTCAAATTCATACCAATACATTCTACTACTAAATCTACCAAAGCGCGTACGGGAGCCACTAGCCACAGACAAGAACACCCTAAACACCTCCTTCCTATCACCTTCTCAGGAACAGCAGGCCTCCTCAAAATCATTCCCTCAAGCACTCACGGATCAGCGGGCATAGGGTTCTCAGAAGGAATCATGTTCGAGTGTTGTGAGATGGGCCTTCCGCTGGAAGAGCGTCAGTGTTGGTCGGGGACGGTGTTTGATTATAGCCCTAGCCTTGCGGATCCGACGTGTGGGAGGAGTGCGGACGAGTGTTTTATTCCGCTGACGCGGTGAGGGGGGATTGGTCGGAAGTTTGGGTGGCCGACTCTTGTTATGGAGACGGGGGTTCCTGGGTCGCTGGTGAGGTTGAGGATGTTAGGTGGTTGCTTGGCTGTTCGGGGGGTGATGTGCGGGTGGTTATTGTTTTTGGCTGTTCATAGGGGTGTAAGACTGTTGGGTTGGGGAAGAAGCTGCTTGGAGAGCCTGGGGAGGAGCCTTATGTTGCTCAAATGGTTAGTATTACTATGTCTAGTGCGACTGGAGATTTGCCGCTTGTGATTGATTTGGGGGAGCTGTTGGATCGGGATACTTTGAAAGGGAAGAACGTTGTCCTCGATGCGCCGACGCTAGTTGATATTGCGCGGGCTATTTGAGTTGAGGCCGATTACACAGTTTCTATTGCTCTATATAGGATATAATACTACCTCCCACGCCCCCATTCCAAATCCCCagccttttccttctttctttccctctCCCGGTCCCTCGCCAttcccttcttcctccctccCACAATCTCCTTCTCTCGTTCCCGCGGGTCAATAACCATGAGCGAGTCTACATCATCAGGATGTTCGCGCTTCCACTTCGCATCTTTGCCCAGCGTATCCTTGCCAAAGCGGAGCTGGTGCGATAACCAGCCCTCCTCGCCTTCGTCGGCTTCGGGGTCGTTCTCGTTGGTGGCTGAGGGGTCGTCCCAGGATCGGCACGATTGGCAGTTTGCAATGAAGTGCAGGTCGCAAAGTTGAGCTTCGTCGTCTTCGGGTTCGGATTCAGGTGCTTGCTTTGTTTTGCGGGTCTCGGCGGTTTCGCGCTTGGGTTGTGGTTTTGTGGTTGAGTCTGCGTTTTCGAGCTTCGCTTTGAAGGCGTTGAAGATTTTCAGCGTCTCGTCTTCGGCTGTGCTGCTGAATCCTGCTACACCGTTTGTACCGCTGCCAACAGCGCCGGGTGGTGGCCTCTTGCGGCCTCGGATAGAGCTTTCGGGGATCATGGCTTCCAGGGCAGATTTCTTGGGACCTTCGACTGGTCCTATGGTGGCGGTCCGGCGCATGGAAGATTTGAGGTTCTCAATCTCTGCTTTCGTGCGGTCGAGTTTTGATGTCTTTGCCGGGGGCTCCTCTGCTGGCGAGCGGTCTGGTGATTCTGGATTGGGTAGCGGAATTTGAGTTGCCGGGTCTGGTTGTTTCTTTTCCGGAACAGCGCGCTTCGGCGAAGGCGACCGGGGCCGTTTCCTTTTCTGCGTCTCTGGTCTCTGTGCCGTCTCGTCTGCCTCCGGAAGCTTCGTATCGGTCacaagcttaggattgaacTTCGGCTTTGCAGGCCTTACAGGAAGCTCCTCATCGCCCTCATCACCCCCAAAACTCAACAATGTCTTACCTCCCTTCGcacccttcttcttcttcttcgccgcaggcttcccctcctccttcGCAGGCGCAGCAGTAACCTGCCTCTTCACCACCTTCCCAGCCAACGGCCCCAACTCCCCAACCTCACATCCCGTAACCTTAACCGGATAAACCGGCCTCTCCGTCCCCTCCACCCTCTCCGCCTCCGCAATCTTCAGCACATTAAAAATACTCTCCCCTTCTACCCTCCCAAAAAGCGTACATTGCCCATTCAACTCCCTCTCCGTATTCGCCAGCGTGATGAAAAACTGGCTCCCGTACGTTCCGTCCTCGCTCTTCGCCATCCCCACCAGTCCGCGCCGGTTATACCGCAGTCTGCTGTGCAGTTCATCGCGGAGGACAATTTTCTCGCTCGGGTCCCGCGCGTCCGGGTCCGTTTCGAACTCGGGGTACTCGTAGATGGAGGTGCCGCCGGAGCCGGTTCCTGTGGGGTCGCCGCCTTGGATGATGAAGTCCGGGTCAATGCGGTGGAAGATTGTGCCGGCGTAGTATTTGTCGGTGCAGTGTTGAAGGAAGTTGCGGCAGGTGTAGGGGGTTTGGGAGGCGAAGAGGGAGATGTGCAGGGGGCCGAAGGTTGTGTGGAGGGTAGCGGAGGCGGTTGGGTTTGGTTCTGTTGAGTAGTGGGCTGACATGGTGGTGTTTGAGTGCAGAGGTCTCGTGTCTCCAAAAAGTGTCTCGGTTTGTTATGGCGCGCGAGAATCTGTCTGCGGAAAGCAAGCCCGTGACTTCAATTTCGAATTTCGAATCGTCTAAAGGCAAAAAAGATCAATCGTAATGCATTCAGTCCGCTGTCCAGAAGGTCGCGCAATGAGCGCTGAAAGGTGTAGGTGTGAGAATCGGCGGAGTTTGAAGTTTGGAGCTCCTTTTGGATAAAGGCGGTCCCGTGATGTCACTCTACAACTTCGGCTTCTTTTCTATAAAACAATTTGCTTATACTCATATTTATACAATCTAATATACAGGGTATCAATAATCCGAGTAAACGCCATAAACATCGCGATAACACTGCTCCATATCGGGGCAACTATCCCCGTTAGCATCTCTCAATCAAACCAACAACCAGGGGATATACTCACTAGACAGCTTCCTTCCCAAATATAACATGCCACATATACTCCAACACCCTCCCACTAATGTCATCCGGCAACTCCGTCTCCATCAACCACGAATGAAACCACTCATACTCCCCATACCCCCGCTTCAGCACCTGCTCCCTCGACACCGCAAACTGCGCACAACATGCCGCCCCCACAACCTCTGGCACATTAGTATTATTGAACAACTTCTTCCACGCTTCCCCATACACATACTCCGGTCCGCGCATGGGATCCGGCGGATTGCGGAGTGGTAGGAGTTCGTTGGGGCAGCCGGGGTATGGGTTACAGCGCATATTGACGTAGCCGTTGCGCTGGACGAAGTCGGTTTTGAGGCGCTGGACGGTGATGGGGTTGGAGTGCGTGTCGAATTCCGTGTGCCAGGCTAGTGGGTAGCCGTCGCGGTGGCTGTGGAGGAAGACGATTGTCGAGGGAAGGGCATGGTAGTTGTCGAGGATGTATTGGAGGTAGACGTTGCCTTCGTGGCCTTTGTTTTTGGGGACGGTCAAGGGGGCCGTTGGGTCGTCGACTGTGTAGATGGCGTGTTGCCAGCTGGAACTGTTAACATTCTGGGGtatgccttttttttttttttcttttctctcttgtCTTGGTGGAAGGAGGGGAGTACTCGTAGAGATcctcaatcacccattccgTATCCTCATGCTTCATTTTGCCCACCACAACTACGCGATCTGGCGTCTCGGGCATGGCAGACGCAGTCCCATTCCGCACATCCACGGGGATACTATGAAATCCATTATTCCAAAGCGACGCCAACGTAGACCTGAACAACAGCACCGATACCAAGAGTATAATAGCCAACCCCAGCCGCAAAGATGTCCTGGCCATTGTGTATATCTAGTGTTCATGCAGACAGACGGATAGATGTCCCCTATTCAAATACTCTTATGACATTCCAGTGATCCAGAGAAACGATTGCCCGCTAGAATTCGCCCACTACGGAAAATTCTTTGGTTGATCCCACCCGCACGCGTCATGGATGGGGCACTACGGGATAATGTTGCGCTATTGGGGTATTCCACCATGGATCAAGGATCGTGTTGGTAGCAGTGATGTCTGGTCATGTTGTCATTGCTTTCATGAAGACAATCCAAGTAGCGTACATAGTACATAGTATGGAGTACACTGGCAAGCGGCAACCCCTGACAACCTCCTGGAGATCGGATAAAAAAAGACCAACGGTGGCCAGCCAAGCTTAATTACCGAATGGCCAATCAGACTGCTTATATTCGGTTAGGGCCAAGTCTATCTCATCTCCACGTGACCAACTGCGATTAAATAATCTCATACTTCACTTCAACCGGAAACCTCAAATCTTGTCCGTGACATGTTCACTGCCAACATCAGACCCAGCAACCGCCTTTTTCCTCTTGGCAATCGTGAATCCACCCACAAGGAAGAACAACGCCTCAAGAATCAGAATCACTCCGAGCGTCACCATAGCACCCACAACACCAGCGACGGCCTTGGACATACCGCCAGAGTTGCGGGTGGACTGAACAGAAGCGGCAGGACACTGACTGTCAGTGTTGCCGCAGGCCTGACACCATTGATCCTGATTTGTGACAGCAATCTTCTTAGTCTGCTCGACAAAGTCCGTCCACGGGAGGACGGTGCTCGATTGTCCAAACAGCGAATACTGATCAGGTGTCGATGATCCGGTAATAGTTCCGTTATGGAAGATGAACCGCACGCTGATCTCAGACTCGGCTGGGAACGCGTCAGAGGTCGAGTTGGTCACTAGCTCCCAGGCCATCGACGAGGCGTAGTCGGGGATTCCGGTGAAGTTGACGTTCACAGAGGGCAATTGCGCGAGACCAAAGTAGGACATGAATGTGCCGTAAGAGCCGAATTGGATGTTCAGCTTGGATTTGCCTTGGGAAGTGACGATGTCCTCGAGTCCTTCCAACACCTCGCCTGCAAGACTCATGCCCTCGATAGCGCGAATTTCGTCGGACGAGTTGTACGCCAGGTTGTATTCCGAGGTACTAGCCAGCGTCAAGAGCTGGTTGTAAACCTCATCCGACAACAAACCCGACGACGGAAACTCACTGCTGGAGTTATGAATCAACGCGACATTAAGATAATCGAAGATCTTGTACGCATTCTTAAACGACATCTGCGACACATTGAACGTACTGTTCAACATCGGCGACAATGACTCATAAAACCCCTTCGTCTCCTCAACCAAGTCCTTGTACAAGGCTGAGCTGTAAAAACCCTTACTACTAGCCGTCGCAGCCTCACACCCACTCGCCTTCTGCAACCACGTCGAATCCTCGCTATTTGTCCCCGAACTCACCGTCGACAACGGAATCAACTGGTATCCTTTCAGCGGCGATTGCACGGTTGTACTATTCCGCAGCGTCTCATTCGCAGAGCTGCCAACAGGCGGATACACACCCTGCAGGAATCCCGTCGCAGAGTTCTGGAGCACCTCGTCCGACGGCGTAGAGGCGGTAATTTGCTTGGTGTTGACGGTTGGTTCGCTGATACCTGCGATTTGTAGTGGAGAGTCGGGAGAGATGTAGCGCGAGTGGTAGTAGCTGCCCGTCAGATAGACCTCGTTGTAGCCCAGGTCAGTAAGGTGGGTGTCTCCCAGGGCTTTGGCGGTTCGGTCACCGTGGCGGGCGAAGATGTACGCTCCTAGGATTTTTTCGGCTAGGGCGGGGTGTGCCATGGGCGCCAGTAGGGTCAGTAGAAGGCTAGGGGACCACATGGTGAGTTACACTGGGCAACTTGCACTCGATGTCTGAAGAGCAGTGGAGGGCTGGCAATTGAGTTGACGTCGTGAGGGGTCTGGGCTGCTAAATAGCAAACTCAATCAATGGTGACTGTCATAATGACTTTTACAAATGGGTTCCGCGGAAAAGAGAGGTCAATTGAGGGGTCTTTGCTCTAGACCCTGCATATCGGGGCAAGGAAGAGTCTCTAGTGGTCAATTCACTTGGTAATGGCTATCATTGACGGCTAAGATATATATCCCAATGCAGCCAAGCAGCCAAGACAGTGGGATCGGAGTATGCCGCGTGATCTTGACGAATCATTGAATTATCGGAAACGTTACTAATTGCTGTTAAATTACATCAAGAAaagtgaagaaaagaaaagggaaagaagggaaaggAGAATAGACGGGTTCGagcgaaaaaaaaagataaaaaaaagaGTTCCGATgcggggaatcgaaccccgaTCTGCTCGGATCTGGACTGAAAACGAGCGATGCTAGCCGTTACACCACATCGGATTGTTGAAAGAAACTGCAACATAATGATATATAGCCTAATAAGGTAGTGTAATTAGAGGCAGCAACAGTCCCTACCAAGCAACATCACTGGTCATAGAACGTAGAACATAGTTAATCATGACTCGTATTACTCTATATGCTACTTCAAATACCCGTAAACCGTTTATGCACCGCCCATCAACTCGCACCCGTTCCGTACAACACCAACCATACCACCTGTCTGCATAGTTTCTGACCCTCCACCCGACAACCGCCATTCAATCTCCGCCAAACCCTCCAGCCAAGTGATTCTAG
This sequence is a window from Aspergillus chevalieri M1 DNA, chromosome 5, nearly complete sequence. Protein-coding genes within it:
- a CDS encoding DUF3431 domain-containing protein (COG:S;~EggNog:ENOG410PW2Y;~InterPro:IPR021838;~PFAM:PF11913;~SECRETED:SignalP(1-26)) codes for the protein MARTSLRLGLAIILLVSVLLFRSTLASLWNNGFHSIPVDVRNGTASAMPETPDRVVVVGKMKHEDTEWVIEDLYDWQHAIYTVDDPTAPLTVPKNKGHEGNVYLQYILDNYHALPSTIVFLHSHRDGYPLAWHTEFDTHSNPITVQRLKTDFVQRNGYVNMRCNPYPGCPNELLPLRNPPDPMRGPEYVYGEAWKKLFNNTNVPEVVGAACCAQFAVSREQVLKRGYGEYEWFHSWLMETELPDDISGRVLEYMWHVIFGKEAVYCPDMEQCYRDVYGVYSDY
- the cwc27 gene encoding putative peptidyl-prolyl cis-trans isomerase (COG:O;~EggNog:ENOG410PHGD;~InterPro:IPR029000,IPR002130;~PFAM:PF00160;~go_function: GO:0003755 - peptidyl-prolyl cis-trans isomerase activity [Evidence IEA];~go_process: GO:0000413 - protein peptidyl-prolyl isomerization [Evidence IEA]), which codes for MSAHYSTEPNPTASATLHTTFGPLHISLFASQTPYTCRNFLQHCTDKYYAGTIFHRIDPDFIIQGGDPTGTGSGGTSIYEYPEFETDPDARDPSEKIVLRDELHSRLRYNRRGLVGMAKSEDGTYGSQFFITLANTERELNGQCTLFGRVEGESIFNVLKIAEAERVEGTERPVYPVKVTGCEVGELGPLAGKVVKRQVTAAPAKEEGKPAAKKKKKGAKGGKTLLSFGGDEGDEELPVRPAKPKFNPKLVTDTKLPEADETAQRPETQKRKRPRSPSPKRAVPEKKQPDPATQIPLPNPESPDRSPAEEPPAKTSKLDRTKAEIENLKSSMRRTATIGPVEGPKKSALEAMIPESSIRGRKRPPPGAVGSGTNGVAGFSSTAEDETLKIFNAFKAKLENADSTTKPQPKRETAETRKTKQAPESEPEDDEAQLCDLHFIANCQSCRSWDDPSATNENDPEADEGEEGWLSHQLRFGKDTLGKDAKWKREHPDDVDSLMVIDPREREKEIVGGRKKGMARDRERERKKEKAGDLEWGRGR
- a CDS encoding uncharacterized protein (COG:S;~EggNog:ENOG410PKYM;~InterPro:IPR029033;~SECRETED:SignalP(1-20);~TransMembrane:1 (n5-12c20/21o419-443i)) translates to MWSPSLLLTLLAPMAHPALAEKILGAYIFARHGDRTAKALGDTHLTDLGYNEVYLTGSYYHSRYISPDSPLQIAGISEPTVNTKQITASTPSDEVLQNSATGFLQGVYPPVGSSANETLRNSTTVQSPLKGYQLIPLSTVSSGTNSEDSTWLQKASGCEAATASSKGFYSSALYKDLVEETKGFYESLSPMLNSTFNVSQMSFKNAYKIFDYLNVALIHNSSSEFPSSGLLSDEVYNQLLTLASTSEYNLAYNSSDEIRAIEGMSLAGEVLEGLEDIVTSQGKSKLNIQFGSYGTFMSYFGLAQLPSVNVNFTGIPDYASSMAWELVTNSTSDAFPAESEISVRFIFHNGTITGSSTPDQYSLFGQSSTVLPWTDFVEQTKKIAVTNQDQWCQACGNTDSQCPAASVQSTRNSGGMSKAVAGVVGAMVTLGVILILEALFFLVGGFTIAKRKKAVAGSDVGSEHVTDKI